From the genome of Oncorhynchus masou masou isolate Uvic2021 chromosome 15, UVic_Omas_1.1, whole genome shotgun sequence:
CTCTGGTACATTTGAGCATCTTTTTCTTAGGTTTGATATCCTATTGTTTGGTTTGATATCCTACAGCCCCTCAAAATAACCCCATTTATTTCACTGTGCTGAAACTGTGTTGTTGGATTGGAACGTGTATTCTTTTGGGGTATAGCAGAGACTATAATGGATCTAATACATGTGGAGATTGCAGTCTGTCTCAATTTCAGAGAGAACACTTATTTGGATTTATGCTTttctatctgtctcctctccttcgtAATTCATCTCTGACTCCTGCTGTTGAACTTGAAGAAGCAAAGCTCATTGGTCTAACTCGACTATCTCTACATTCTCTGTCAAAATCCTCTCACTCATCCGCTTTCATGATAAGATATTGCACGCTCGTACTTCTTTGCTCTTCCTTCGAAATTTTTGAGACATGTTGGTAGACAGTACGTTATGTATAATCTCCTTTCATATTGActaattctctctttttctctctctccccctctctcatccctctgtcttcatctctctcccctcctctctcttcatcatccctctctctctctctccttcccccctctctcttcatccatccctgtctctctctttatctctccatctctccctccatctctccccccaccctctcttttCATCcacccctgtatctctctctctctctctctctgtttccatgtCTCCATGTAGAGTCTGTGAGCAGGTGAGTGCGGGACCCTGTCTGCCCCACTGTCCAGCGACATAATGAGCTGGAGCTTCCTCACGCGGCTGCTGGAGGAGATCCACAACCACTCCACCTTCGTGGGGAAGCTGTGGCTCACCGTGCTTGTCGTCTTCCGCATCGTCCTCACCGCCGTCGGGGGAGAGTCCATCTACTATGACGAGCAGAGCAAGTTCGTCTGCAACTCGGGCCAGCCGGGCTGCGAGAATGTCTGCTATGACGCCTTCGCGCCGCTATCGCACGTCCGCTTCTGGGTCTTCCAGATCATCCTGGTGGCCATGCCATCTCTCATGTACATGGGCTACGCCGTCAACAAGATCGCCCGGCTGGACGAGGACAAGGGCGGGGGAGGGTTGGCCACTGAGACAgtgggaggggatggagggggctACACCCACCGGAGGCCCAGGAAGATCTGCTTTGGGGCACGTCAGCACCGGGGCATAGAggaggaccaggaccaggaccaagaGGATGACCCTATGATCTACGAGGTGCCTGAGCCTGAGCCTCCTCGCCGGGTCGACCCGCTGGCCCCGCGGCCCAAGCCCAAGGTACGCCATGACGGGCGGCGGCGTATCCAGGGTGATGGGCTGATGCGTATCTACGTGCTGCAGCTGGTGACTCGCACGGCGCTGGAGGCAGGCTTCCTGGCGGGCCAGTACCTGCTGTATGGCTTCCGTGTGATTCCTGTGTTCGTGTGCTCCTTCGAGCCCTGCCCCCACAGCGTGGACTGCTTCGTATCACGGCCCACAGAGAAGACCATCTTCCTGCGCATCATGTACGGTGTCACGGTGCTCTGCCTCACCCTCAACGTGTGGGAAATGCTGCACCTGGGCATCGGGACCATCTGTGACATCCTCCGCCGTCGCCGCTGCCCGCCCCAGGAGGACGAGTACCAGCTGGGGCTGCTGGGACCCAGCGTGGGGGTCTCCGTGGGGGTGCCCGGGCCGGAGCTGGGCgcagggggaggggtggtgggggatgGGGGTGCTGAGTATGTGGGGTACCCGTTCTCGTGGAACGCCCCGTCAGCTCCACCAGGCTACAACATCGTGGTGAAGCCGGAACAGATCCCTTACACTGACTTGAGCAACGCCAAGATGGCGTGCAAGCAGAACCGGGCCAACATCGCCCAGGAGGAGCAGCAGCAGTTTGGAAGCAACGAGGACAATTTCCCCACGGGAGGGGAGGTCCGCGTGGCCCTCAACAAGGACATGATCCTGCATGCCCATGACCAGCTAGAGGCAGCCATCCAGGCCTACAGCCAGCACCACAGGGCAGAGGAACACCTGGGGGACAACCATGATGACAAGCCCCAAAGCAACATCACCCAGGCACAGCCTCAGCCTCACAAGGAGCGCAAGCACCGCTTCAAACACGGCAAGGGTGGCAGCGGTGGAGAAGGGACTggaagcagcagcaacagcagtagtagcaAGTCAGGGGTGGGCAAGCCTTCTGTGTGGATTTgaccccatacacacacaaatagacaaacagacacacacacactccagcccTGGCCTGAGCCAGCACTGACGGAGCCCCATATCCGTGtagtgtatgtgtcagtgagggAAGGGGTGGTCCCAAAAATGCCAGCGCCAGCCCTGAATGGAGGGCTGAGGTAGTGGGATGTCATGCTGTCTTTCTGTGGATATTTCAACACCATGTTGTGCCTTTAAAAATCCCACAAGCTGGAGGAGACTAGCCTACAGTAGTAATATGTCAGTgtggacaggtgaggagaggtgtgTCAAGAGCACTAGGGATTTTTCAGCAGGCAGTTGTGTGTCTGGGTTGTCGCTGTCTAACCTACAAGACCCCAACACAACTCTCTGAAACAGTCTCTAGTATTTCTGAACTCTTCCAGTTCTGAAGCAGACACTTGTTCTCTGTTGTTTCCCTACTGTCCCGTCTTCCAGTAGCCTGACGACTCACACTAAATTATTCTGTAGTTCGCTGCATACTTTAGTCTGAGCCTGCCATTATTGAAGTCGTTTGTGGTGACGAAGGGCACGTGGGGCATTGTACAAACAAAGTCATTAGCGATTGGAtcgtctctaaccaatcagagtccATGAGGAATTTTCAAACTGAATGTGTTGGCATTCGGTGAAGGGTTGGGtaggtactcagatccagactcattgagGAGAAGAAACTAAAGTCTGTGGGTGTGGTGTCGCGTTTGGCCGGAGCAAGGATTCTGGGCAGCCAGACAAGTCTTCCAGAGGATATTGGGCTGAGAAAATTACTAAATCGTTATCACCATCTCTTTTTTGGGATTTCTGATCCATTTATTTATATCCCGTCCATTCTCTTGGTGATCCTGATTTCCATGTCACATTTTGATCAAGATAATCTGCTGGCTGACTTTCTGCAAAGTCACAGACTTCATAATACATTGGCATCAGAATGAATGGACATCATAATGCAATGACATTGCAATACAAAAGACCGTATAAAACAATGACTTTTAATGCAATGACATCATAATGCAATGAATGACATTGTAATACAAGGGCAGTATAAAACAACGACTGTATAATGCAATGACATCATAATGCAatgaatgacatcataatacaAAGACAGTATAAAACAATTACTTTTAATGCAATGACATCATAATGCAATGACTTCCTAATGCAGGGATAATATTGAAAAGGTCAATCACAATGTAGATGTTCAAATTCCCTGAAGGCTATTGTCTGTCTATTTTCTCTCCAAGGTCACTGatgtttaatgtgtgtgtgacTTTATATTTGACCCAGGCCAAGTCTTTGAGTGCATGTATCTTCCAGGTGGAGGGACTGATCATGGCTTGATCAGATGAAAGTGGTCAGGGAGATGGTTGATGGAGACAGTCTGGTGAAGAGGGCTACTCTCGTAGCCACTGGAGTTCTCCTCCTTCACAATGTGTATGAGAAGCAATTATTCTCACCATTAATTATTACCATTTATTGACAACTCCCTGTGTAAACCTGCACTCTTTTCACTTTattttctctgtgtttctctgtcactAGTTCTCTCCATTTTGGACCTGTGTAAGGTTTTCTCAGTACTGGGTTGACATTTTATCTGTCTGGTTATTGAGTGCCCCCTGGTGGTACAGCTTTTAAACTAAGGATTTATCATCCCGTTAGTACAATATTACTtactttaatttggtatcttccTAGTACTTACTAATTTCGAGTTACCAATGATCACCCAACattccaaacacctgaagttaGTCTCTTCAGTTACACAGGAGCCCACTGTTTCCTTTTCAACCTCTTCCTTCCAAGAGCCTTCCTCACAGTGTTCAATA
Proteins encoded in this window:
- the LOC135555756 gene encoding gap junction gamma-1 protein-like, producing MSWSFLTRLLEEIHNHSTFVGKLWLTVLVVFRIVLTAVGGESIYYDEQSKFVCNSGQPGCENVCYDAFAPLSHVRFWVFQIILVAMPSLMYMGYAVNKIARLDEDKGGGGLATETVGGDGGGYTHRRPRKICFGARQHRGIEEDQDQDQEDDPMIYEVPEPEPPRRVDPLAPRPKPKVRHDGRRRIQGDGLMRIYVLQLVTRTALEAGFLAGQYLLYGFRVIPVFVCSFEPCPHSVDCFVSRPTEKTIFLRIMYGVTVLCLTLNVWEMLHLGIGTICDILRRRRCPPQEDEYQLGLLGPSVGVSVGVPGPELGAGGGVVGDGGAEYVGYPFSWNAPSAPPGYNIVVKPEQIPYTDLSNAKMACKQNRANIAQEEQQQFGSNEDNFPTGGEVRVALNKDMILHAHDQLEAAIQAYSQHHRAEEHLGDNHDDKPQSNITQAQPQPHKERKHRFKHGKGGSGGEGTGSSSNSSSSKSGVGKPSVWI